The genomic window CTCGGCCGCGACGGCACCCATCGGCGCGCGTTTGCCCGGGTCCCGGTCGCCGCCGGCGCCGATCACCACCGCCAGGCGCCGACCCGGCTGCCGCAGCGTGGTCAGCACCGCCCGCAACGCGCCCGGCTTGTGGGCGTAGTCGACGAGGGCGAGGAAATCCTGACCGCGGTCGACCTCTTCGAGTCGCCCGGGCACCCGCGTCTGCAGCAGGCCGGGCGCCGCGTGCTCCGCGGAAACGCCGACGGTGTCCAGAATTGCCAGTGCGACAAGGCAATTGGCGATGTTGTAACGGCCCGGCAGCCGGATGCCGATCCGGTGCGCGGTTCCGTCGGGCGCGATCGCGGTGAACGCCTGTCCCCCGGCGCCCTGCGGCGCCGCGTCGACGGCCCGCCAGTGCGCGGGATGGCCCTCGGCGCTGACGGTGATCGCCTCACCACCCTTCATGGCCCTTTCGGCCATCGCGCGCCCCGCGTCGTCGTCGACGCACACCACGGCGCGCCGCGCGCGCAGCGGCGAACCGGGATCGAACAGCAGCGCCTTGGCCTCGAAGTAGTCCTGCATCGTCGGGTGGAAGTCCAGATGATCACGGGACAGGTTGGTGAACGCGCCAACCGCGAACCCGGTGCCGTCGACCCGCCCCAGCGTCAGGGCGTGGCTGGACACTTCCATCACCACCGTGTCGACCCCGCGCTCGGCCATCGCCGCGAGCATCGCCTGCAGGGCGGGAGCCTCCGGCGTGGTCAGGGCGCTGGGAACGTCGACCCCGTCGATCCGGACCCCGATGGTGCCGATCAGCCCGGCTACCCGGCCGGCGGCGCGCAGCGCGGATTCGACCAGGTAGGTCGTGGTGGTCTTACCCGACGTTCCGGTGATTCCCAGGACGGCCAGCCGGTCGGACGGGTTTCCGTACACCGTGGCGGCCAGGCCGCCGAGCACCGCGCGCGGCGACGGATGCACCAGGGTGGGCACAGTCAGGGGGCCTATCGCGGCGACGCCGGCGGCGTCGGTGAGCACGGCGACGGCCCCGCGGGCCACCGCGTCGGCGGCATACCGGGCGCCGTGCGTCGTCGCGCCGAGCAGGGCGGCGAACAGGTCGCCGGGCAGCACGTCCTGGGCGCGCAGCGTCACGCCGGTGATCGGCAGGTCGGGAACGTCGTCGCCGGCCACCGGCACCGCGCCCACCTGCGCTGCCAGCGCGGGCAGCCGCGCCCCCGCGGCGGCGCTGGGGCGCAACTCAGTGGGCACCGACACTTCCGTCACACCTTCCTTGGACCCGATCAGATCGCCGTGATCAGCCATGACACCCTACCGACACCCGGCCACCCGGTAGGCACGCCCGCGCGGCACAGCCCGGTCACGTCAACGCGGCGATTCGGGCATCCGAGCGCCCACCAGCGGCAGAAAGATCGTGTCGACGATCTCTTCGATGGCCTCGTCGGTCAGCGGCCGCAACGTCATCAGGATTTCGTGACGCCACAGATCGGCGGGTAACCGCCCGATTCGCTCGGTCACGCGGTCGCGCTCGATCTCGCCTCGATCGATGGCCCGCTGCAGTGCCTGCTCCATGGCGGAGTCCCGGCCACCGCGGACAAAGGCGCTGAGGTCGGCCAAGCTGGTGCCGGTTTCGCGATAGAGGCTGCCGAGCTGGCTGAACACCTGCGCCGCCAACCCGATCCTGACCTTGTTGGCTTCCCGCAGCAGGCCGATGACGTCGCCTCGCAGGCTGCCGGTGTCGGGGGCAACCACCACGTCTTTGCCCGCCGCATGGGCCAATGTCGCAATGACGAGCTCCTGCTTGCTGGACCAGCGGCGGTACAGCACGGCGCGGCTGGTGCCGGCCCGCACGGCGACGGCGTCGATGGTGAAGTCGTCGTAGCCACGCTCGGTCAACTCGGCCCACGCCGAGTCCAGCAGCGCCTCCTGCAGCGCACGCCCTCGCCGGCGCTGTGGCGCGACAATCGGATTAAGAGACATTGCGTTTCCTAACGCCAGGGCTTAGGTTCTAGGGTACAACCCGTATCTTAAAGTGAGAAGGTGGCGATCCCATGCGGATTCTCGTCTCCGGTGCCGGCGTCGCGGGCCTGAGCGCGGCGATCAACCTCGGCGCCGACGGCCACGACGTCACCCTCGTCGAACGCGCCGACCATCTGCGCGTCAACGGATCCCCCATCGACATCCGCGGTGACTCGATTGCCGTCGCCGACAAGATGGGCGTACTCACCGAGATCCTCGACCACCGCATCGACATGACCGAGCGCGTGCAGTTCGTCGACGCCAACGGCGCCGTGGTCGCCGAAATCCCCGAGGACCTCGGCGACTCCCCCGACGACATCGAAATCCCGCGCGAAGACCTCACCAACATCCTGCACAGGCGCCTCGGGCCGTCGGCCAAGCTGCGGTTCTGTGAATCGATCACCGAGATCGGCGACGACGGCCGCGGCGTCGACGTCCGATTCAGCTCGGGCGCGGCCGAACGCTACGACCTGGTCGTGGGCGCCGACGGAATGCATTCCGCCGTCCGCCGGCTCACGTTCGGGCCCGAGCAACAGTTTCTCCACCACCTCGGCTTCTACATCGCACTGGCCAACCTGCCCGACTACACGCCATCCGGGCGCAACAACCCGATGTACAACTTCCCGGGCCACCTGGCCGGCATCGCCACCTATCGCGATAAAGCATTGGCGGTCTTGATCTTTCGCTCGCCTTGGATCGACTACGACTATCATGACCCGGCGGCACAGCAGCGGATCCTTTCCGATGCGTTTGCCGGCCACAGCGAATGGCGGGTCCCCGAGTTGGTCGCCGCCGCGGTCACGGACCCCGAGCTCTATTTCGATTCGGTCAGCCAGATCCACATGCCGCGTTGGCATCGCGGTCACGTCGTCCTGGTCGGCGATGCCGCGCACTGCGCCTCGCCGCTGTCCGGGCGAGGCACCGCCCTCGCACTGACAGGCGCCTGGTTTCTGGCCAAAGCCTTGCGCGACCGTCCCGGCGGCCCGCGCCGGGCGTTCGAGCAATACGAACACGATCAGCGACCCCACGTCCTCCGCTCCCAGGCGACCGCGGCGCCGGGCGGTGACCGGCTGGTACCGGCCACCCAGGAGCAGATCGACGCGCGCAACCGCGGCTTGAGGCCGGCCGGCCACACGCGGACGGCGAGCTCGAAGCCCTCGTCGAGCGGCAACTGAGTGCTGATGTATCCGCTGCGGTGCGCGGATGTAGTCGAGGCAGGCGTGAGACAGGTCCAGGTCGGGTCAGCCCGCGCGAAGCACGAATTGCGCTGGGCCGGTGACTGTTTCGAGCGTGGCGAGCGCGTCTCCAGCCAAGTCTCAGGTGGCCCGCGCCCGCGCGGCGCCCCCCGACCGCTTGGCCGCGGCCCGCGCGCTGCCGGCGTGTTCGATTTGCAGCACCGCCGCGTCGACGAGGCTGCCGATGATGTCGCACGTGCTGAAATCGTGCAGCCAAAGGTGCGGTGTATCGGTCCGATGCAGCATGGCGACCCCGTGCAGGGCGACCGACAGGGCGGCGGCGGTTTTGTCCGAGACGCCGTCCGCGGAACCGGTGGCTTCGGTGTCCCCGATGGCGAGTAGCCCACGCGTCATCACCGCGAGGGCCTGGCGGGCGGCCGGCGGGGCCTCATCGACCTGGGTCATCAGCGAATATCGAAGCGGAAAGCGTTGTGCGAACGCCACATAAGCCCGGCAGCCGAGCAGCAAGCGAGACCTTGGGGTCTCGCCCGCGTGGGCCTGCTCGACGATGTCCTGACAGACCTGCTGCCAGCTCAATTCGGCGACGGCCGCCAGGACCGCGTCGCGGTCGGCAAAGTGGGAGTACACCGACATCGTCGATATCCCCGCGGCACGGGCGATGCTGCGCAGCGAAACCTCTACTTCATTCTGGGCCTGGTCGATGACATGGATCGCGGCACTAAGAATCTCGTCGCGCAGCAACCCCCCCTGACCGCGCGGATTTCGCTGTCGAGCTGGTCGAACCATGGTCTCAGCCTAACCTCCGGCGATCGCCATTCTTGGCTCATCGCGGCTTGTCGCGCGGATGGTGGGGCCGCCGGAATGCCCTGGACCTCATCGCTTAAGGCTTCCTCGCAACGAGGGCTCGACCATCGAACACACGGCGAATGTGTAACGCACGTTACTATACAGCCGTATGCATATGTACGTATAGTCACGGTCTATGACATCCGAGCGGACAAGCCATGCGGGTGGACCGCAGCCCCGGGTCAGCCGATGAACAGGCTGTTGAGCGCGGCCGCCCAGGCGTGGGTCCTGGTCATCGTCGTCGCGGTGACGACGGTCGGCGCATTCATCATCTACCGGCTGCACGGTGTGTTCGGTTCACAAAGCGCGGGATCCGGCGAGACACGCACGGAGAACATCGTTTCCACGATTCCGAAGTTCGTGACCTATGAGGTGGACGGACCGCCGGGAACCTCGGGAATGGTCAGTTACATCGACGGGAACTCGCAGGCGCAGCAGGAGCGCTTCACCTCGTTGCCGTGGTCGCACACACTGGTGACCACCGTTCCCAGTGTGTTCGCCAACGTGGTCGCCCAAG from Mycobacterium shigaense includes these protein-coding regions:
- a CDS encoding UDP-N-acetylmuramoyl-L-alanyl-D-glutamate--2,6-diaminopimelate ligase; amino-acid sequence: MADHGDLIGSKEGVTEVSVPTELRPSAAAGARLPALAAQVGAVPVAGDDVPDLPITGVTLRAQDVLPGDLFAALLGATTHGARYAADAVARGAVAVLTDAAGVAAIGPLTVPTLVHPSPRAVLGGLAATVYGNPSDRLAVLGITGTSGKTTTTYLVESALRAAGRVAGLIGTIGVRIDGVDVPSALTTPEAPALQAMLAAMAERGVDTVVMEVSSHALTLGRVDGTGFAVGAFTNLSRDHLDFHPTMQDYFEAKALLFDPGSPLRARRAVVCVDDDAGRAMAERAMKGGEAITVSAEGHPAHWRAVDAAPQGAGGQAFTAIAPDGTAHRIGIRLPGRYNIANCLVALAILDTVGVSAEHAAPGLLQTRVPGRLEEVDRGQDFLALVDYAHKPGALRAVLTTLRQPGRRLAVVIGAGGDRDPGKRAPMGAVAAELADLVVVTDDNPRSEDPAAIRREILAGASAGGAAEEVVEIGDRREAIRHAVGWAGPSDVVVIAGKGHETGQQAGGVTRPFDDRVELAAALAALEARR
- a CDS encoding TetR/AcrR family transcriptional regulator, coding for MVRPARQRNPRGQGGLLRDEILSAAIHVIDQAQNEVEVSLRSIARAAGISTMSVYSHFADRDAVLAAVAELSWQQVCQDIVEQAHAGETPRSRLLLGCRAYVAFAQRFPLRYSLMTQVDEAPPAARQALAVMTRGLLAIGDTEATGSADGVSDKTAAALSVALHGVAMLHRTDTPHLWLHDFSTCDIIGSLVDAAVLQIEHAGSARAAAKRSGGAARARAT
- a CDS encoding FAD-dependent monooxygenase, with the translated sequence MRILVSGAGVAGLSAAINLGADGHDVTLVERADHLRVNGSPIDIRGDSIAVADKMGVLTEILDHRIDMTERVQFVDANGAVVAEIPEDLGDSPDDIEIPREDLTNILHRRLGPSAKLRFCESITEIGDDGRGVDVRFSSGAAERYDLVVGADGMHSAVRRLTFGPEQQFLHHLGFYIALANLPDYTPSGRNNPMYNFPGHLAGIATYRDKALAVLIFRSPWIDYDYHDPAAQQRILSDAFAGHSEWRVPELVAAAVTDPELYFDSVSQIHMPRWHRGHVVLVGDAAHCASPLSGRGTALALTGAWFLAKALRDRPGGPRRAFEQYEHDQRPHVLRSQATAAPGGDRLVPATQEQIDARNRGLRPAGHTRTASSKPSSSGN
- a CDS encoding TetR/AcrR family transcriptional regulator → MSLNPIVAPQRRRGRALQEALLDSAWAELTERGYDDFTIDAVAVRAGTSRAVLYRRWSSKQELVIATLAHAAGKDVVVAPDTGSLRGDVIGLLREANKVRIGLAAQVFSQLGSLYRETGTSLADLSAFVRGGRDSAMEQALQRAIDRGEIERDRVTERIGRLPADLWRHEILMTLRPLTDEAIEEIVDTIFLPLVGARMPESPR
- a CDS encoding MmpS family transport accessory protein, whose product is MNRLLSAAAQAWVLVIVVAVTTVGAFIIYRLHGVFGSQSAGSGETRTENIVSTIPKFVTYEVDGPPGTSGMVSYIDGNSQAQQERFTSLPWSHTLVTTVPSVFANVVAQGDSSALRCRITVNGELREQQGATGTDATAFCLVKAA